A single genomic interval of halophilic archaeon DL31 harbors:
- a CDS encoding Dihydrodipicolinate synthase (PFAM: Dihydrodipicolinate synthetase~TIGRFAM: Dihydrodipicolinate synthase subfamily~HAMAP: Dihydrodipicolinate synthase~KEGG: hla:Hlac_0667 dihydrodipicolinate synthase) has protein sequence MSTPFRGIYPAMTTPFGEYEGIDHEQLAADARRLEAAGVAGLVPVGSTGESATLTHDEHAEVVETVVDAVDIPVVAGAGSNATREALSLAEDAAEAGADALLLISPYYNKPEAAGFREHYRTLADAVDLPQILYNVPSRTGRNIPVDVVADLAQHPNIQGYKAASGDLGRVSEVVERTRDEVFSVLSGDDGLTLPICAAGGTGGISVTANIEPERVSALAEAANAGDFERAREIHFELEPLNCALFAETNPIPVKEAMHIRDGASPIVRSPLTRLSEEPRERLVEVLEELAATPLEA, from the coding sequence ATGTCCACACCGTTCCGCGGGATCTACCCCGCCATGACCACTCCCTTCGGGGAGTACGAAGGTATCGACCACGAACAACTCGCCGCCGACGCGCGCCGCCTCGAGGCGGCTGGCGTCGCCGGCCTCGTTCCCGTCGGCTCCACTGGGGAGTCCGCAACGCTCACGCACGACGAACACGCCGAAGTCGTCGAAACAGTCGTCGACGCCGTCGACATTCCGGTCGTCGCCGGCGCCGGTTCGAACGCCACCCGCGAAGCACTGAGCCTCGCCGAGGACGCCGCCGAAGCCGGCGCCGACGCGCTGTTGCTCATCTCACCGTACTACAACAAGCCCGAAGCGGCAGGCTTCCGCGAGCATTACCGCACCCTCGCCGACGCCGTCGACCTGCCCCAGATTCTCTACAACGTCCCCTCGCGCACGGGCCGGAACATCCCCGTCGACGTGGTGGCCGACCTCGCCCAACACCCAAACATCCAGGGCTACAAGGCCGCCAGCGGCGACCTCGGCCGTGTCTCGGAAGTCGTCGAGCGCACCAGAGACGAGGTGTTCTCCGTACTCTCCGGCGATGACGGGCTCACGCTGCCCATCTGCGCCGCGGGCGGGACGGGCGGTATCAGCGTCACCGCAAACATCGAACCCGAGCGCGTGAGTGCGCTGGCCGAGGCTGCGAACGCGGGCGATTTCGAGCGCGCCCGCGAGATTCATTTCGAGCTCGAACCGCTCAACTGCGCGCTCTTTGCCGAGACGAACCCCATCCCAGTGAAGGAGGCCATGCACATCCGCGACGGCGCGTCTCCGATTGTTCGATCACCGCTGACACGACTCTCCGAGGAGCCGCGCGAGCGCCTCGTTGAGGTGCTCGAAGAACTGGCAGCCACCCCGCTGGAGGCGTAG
- a CDS encoding protein of unknown function DUF88 (PFAM: Protein of unknown function DUF88~KEGG: hbo:Hbor_22910 hypothetical protein) — protein MTEIHEGQRVAVLADAQNLYHTAQSIYSRNIDYSALLEKATMDRELTRAIAYVIRADSPEEESFFEALREIGFETKLKEIKTFGDGSQKADWDVGIVLDAVTLASKVDTLVLVSGDGDFARLCHHLRHEGVRVEVFSFENSTAEELIEACDSFHDMAEREEQFLL, from the coding sequence ATGACCGAAATTCACGAGGGCCAACGCGTCGCGGTGCTCGCTGACGCACAGAACCTCTACCATACGGCCCAAAGCATCTACTCACGGAACATCGACTACTCTGCGCTACTCGAGAAGGCGACGATGGACCGCGAACTCACCCGCGCCATCGCCTACGTCATCCGTGCGGACTCGCCAGAGGAGGAGTCGTTCTTCGAGGCGCTGCGGGAGATCGGCTTCGAGACCAAGTTGAAGGAGATCAAGACGTTCGGCGACGGCTCCCAGAAGGCCGACTGGGACGTGGGTATCGTCCTCGACGCCGTGACGCTGGCGTCGAAGGTGGACACGCTGGTGCTCGTCTCCGGCGACGGCGACTTTGCCCGACTCTGTCACCACCTCCGCCACGAGGGGGTTCGGGTTGAGGTGTTCTCCTTCGAGAACTCGACGGCAGAGGAACTGATTGAGGCGTGTGATAGCTTCCACGATATGGCTGAGCGGGAGGAACAGTTCTTGCTCTAG
- a CDS encoding PUA domain containing protein (KEGG: htu:Htur_0798 PUA domain containing protein~PFAM: Pseudouridine synthase/archaeosine transglycosylase~SMART: Pseudouridine synthase/archaeosine transglycosylase) produces the protein MPNTSCADLRTSANYQFGRGAGDALFPAEAHLDIEYSSGGRPNQIHAPDGRLASMGTDGRFTLGFAGGRRLHETVAEPAYRVYVGDESEPFVRDGDNAFAKFVGRVGPEIRPDDEVLVVHESGELLAVGRAELSAEGMVDFHSGMAVKVREGVNEYLDES, from the coding sequence ATGCCCAACACCTCGTGTGCGGACCTGCGGACCTCCGCGAACTACCAGTTCGGCCGCGGCGCGGGCGACGCCCTGTTTCCCGCCGAGGCCCACCTTGACATCGAGTACTCCAGCGGGGGTCGACCCAACCAGATTCATGCTCCAGACGGCCGCCTGGCCTCGATGGGGACCGACGGTCGGTTCACCCTTGGGTTCGCCGGCGGGCGACGGCTGCACGAGACCGTAGCGGAGCCGGCCTATCGCGTCTACGTCGGCGACGAGTCCGAGCCGTTCGTCCGCGACGGTGACAACGCGTTCGCGAAGTTCGTTGGCCGCGTCGGCCCCGAGATCCGCCCGGACGACGAGGTGCTGGTCGTCCACGAGTCGGGCGAACTGTTGGCGGTCGGCCGTGCGGAGCTCTCTGCTGAGGGGATGGTGGATTTCCACAGCGGGATGGCGGTGAAAGTGCGTGAAGGCGTCAACGAGTATCTGGACGAGTCCTAG
- a CDS encoding protein of unknown function DUF1119 (KEGG: hvo:HVO_1107 hypothetical protein~PFAM: Protein of unknown function DUF1119, archaea~SMART: Peptidase A22, presenilin signal peptide): MSSAAFRGTVFAALVFLLVQLGALALVPDFDAAGYQQFENPEDPTNSLLYIGLILVMTALMLAAFKYNFDWVVRAFVVFTSGLLAWYVLGTFLPGILAIPLSAVVAAALWFYPEWYVIDAAGVLMGAGAAGLFGISFGLLPAIVLLVILAVYDAISVYGTEHMLELAEGVMDLRVPVVLVIPLTLGYSLLDENPAEEAALEDETANGDSDESPNQEDIDENPPDVTDRDAFFIGLGDAVMPTVLVASAAHFAPAQSLGISVIPALNLPALTAMVGTFVGLFILLRMVFAGRAHAGLPLLNAGAIGGYLIGAVAAGVPLLTALGL; this comes from the coding sequence ATGAGTTCCGCCGCCTTCCGGGGGACGGTATTCGCCGCCCTCGTCTTCCTGCTGGTCCAGTTGGGTGCGCTCGCGCTCGTCCCGGATTTCGACGCCGCCGGCTACCAGCAGTTCGAGAACCCCGAGGACCCGACCAACAGCCTGCTCTACATCGGCCTTATTCTCGTGATGACGGCGCTGATGCTCGCGGCGTTCAAATACAACTTCGACTGGGTTGTGCGGGCGTTCGTTGTCTTCACCAGCGGCCTGCTGGCGTGGTACGTGCTGGGAACGTTCCTCCCGGGAATCCTCGCCATTCCCCTTTCCGCGGTTGTTGCCGCGGCGCTCTGGTTCTACCCAGAGTGGTACGTCATCGACGCTGCCGGGGTGTTGATGGGGGCCGGCGCGGCGGGGCTGTTCGGCATCAGCTTCGGGTTGCTCCCGGCGATTGTCCTCTTAGTGATTCTCGCGGTGTACGACGCCATCTCTGTCTACGGGACTGAGCATATGCTCGAACTCGCAGAAGGAGTGATGGACCTCCGTGTTCCGGTGGTGCTGGTCATCCCGCTCACCCTCGGCTACTCGTTGCTGGATGAGAATCCGGCCGAAGAGGCTGCGCTGGAAGACGAAACTGCGAACGGCGACTCAGACGAAAGCCCGAATCAGGAGGACATCGACGAGAACCCCCCAGATGTGACTGACCGCGACGCTTTCTTCATCGGACTCGGTGACGCGGTGATGCCGACGGTGCTGGTCGCCAGCGCTGCCCACTTCGCCCCCGCGCAGTCGCTCGGTATCAGTGTGATTCCGGCGCTCAATCTCCCCGCACTGACGGCGATGGTCGGGACGTTTGTCGGGCTGTTCATCCTGCTCCGGATGGTGTTTGCCGGGCGCGCACACGCCGGCCTCCCGCTGCTCAACGCCGGCGCCATCGGCGGCTATCTCATCGGCGCCGTTGCCGCCGGCGTCCCGCTGCTGACGGCATTGGGGCTCTGA
- a CDS encoding snornp protein gar1 (KEGG: hbo:Hbor_22960 snornp protein gar1) produces the protein MERVGTVSRTAQGLAVIRCASADHPDIGTPVVDESLNGVGRVVDVFGPVSKPYVAVSPNDRSRLAELVGQKLYAR, from the coding sequence ATGGAGCGAGTCGGCACGGTCTCCAGGACTGCACAAGGCCTCGCAGTGATTCGCTGTGCGTCTGCAGACCACCCGGATATCGGGACCCCAGTCGTCGACGAGAGCCTGAACGGTGTCGGGCGGGTCGTCGACGTGTTTGGACCGGTCTCGAAGCCCTACGTCGCTGTCTCGCCGAACGACCGCTCGCGGCTCGCCGAACTGGTGGGCCAGAAACTCTACGCGCGGTAG
- a CDS encoding Signal recognition particle 19 kDa protein (KEGG: hvo:HVO_1109 SRP19 protein~HAMAP: Signal recognition particle 19 kDa protein~PFAM: Signal recognition particle, SRP19 subunit) — translation MIENIVYPAYFDAAYSRSDGRRVPESAAVEEPTLDEIAKAVQQVGYDAVIERDKTYSREFEPRGRVLVQGAEDASKNDLVQAIAAYIGILRD, via the coding sequence ATGATCGAGAACATCGTCTACCCCGCCTACTTCGACGCGGCCTACAGCCGCTCGGACGGGCGTCGGGTGCCCGAGTCCGCCGCGGTCGAGGAACCCACGCTCGACGAGATTGCGAAGGCGGTCCAGCAGGTCGGCTACGACGCCGTCATCGAGCGGGACAAGACCTACTCCAGAGAGTTCGAGCCCCGCGGTCGCGTCCTGGTCCAGGGTGCCGAAGACGCCTCGAAGAACGACCTCGTGCAGGCGATCGCCGCCTACATCGGCATCCTCCGAGACTGA
- a CDS encoding ABC-type transporter, periplasmic subunit (PFAM: Periplasmic binding protein~KEGG: hma:rrnAC3375 corrinoid ABC transporter substrate-binding protein), whose protein sequence is MRTPAILLTALFLLTAGVAPAAATATATPGDVGGADAPALSQYECSFPFSATDATGTEVTLEEAPETVTTLGPSAAQTMWEIGARDQVVGLDQFSTYLAGAESRTNVSASGFGYSTEAVVGTEADLVLAANVAPNDTIAQLRNAGMTVFKFEAATSIEDVANKTALTGALTGNCEEAARTNEWMMQNVDTAREATSDAETPRVLAPLGSGYVVGGGTFIDAVITASGGENVAARNHTGYPSLSDELILELDPEILVLQPWMTMTGVAEQEPYASTTAGENNATVVVNANYLNQPAPRSVVYATRNLTEAFQPDAYASAEWTARSEVTLETATPTPESQTEPTGTEMTTATATEPMATESPTSTDGPGFGIGAAIAALAGLSVLLTRRE, encoded by the coding sequence ATGCGAACGCCAGCGATACTGTTGACTGCACTGTTTCTTTTGACCGCCGGCGTCGCGCCGGCCGCAGCCACCGCTACTGCCACCCCGGGGGACGTAGGGGGGGCAGACGCCCCCGCACTGAGCCAATACGAGTGTTCCTTCCCCTTCTCCGCGACGGATGCAACGGGGACCGAGGTGACACTCGAGGAGGCACCCGAGACGGTGACCACCCTCGGCCCGAGCGCCGCCCAGACGATGTGGGAAATCGGCGCACGTGACCAGGTGGTCGGCCTCGACCAGTTCTCCACCTACCTCGCCGGGGCCGAGAGCCGGACCAACGTCTCGGCGTCTGGCTTTGGCTACAGCACTGAAGCCGTCGTCGGCACGGAGGCAGACCTGGTGCTCGCCGCCAACGTTGCCCCCAACGACACCATCGCCCAGCTGCGAAACGCCGGCATGACCGTCTTCAAGTTCGAGGCCGCGACCTCCATCGAGGACGTAGCGAACAAGACGGCGCTGACTGGCGCTCTCACCGGCAACTGCGAGGAGGCCGCCCGGACTAACGAGTGGATGATGCAGAACGTCGACACCGCTCGGGAAGCCACAAGCGACGCGGAGACCCCGCGTGTGCTCGCACCGCTTGGGAGCGGCTACGTCGTGGGTGGCGGGACGTTCATCGACGCGGTCATCACCGCTTCCGGCGGCGAAAACGTTGCCGCGCGCAACCACACCGGCTACCCGTCGCTCTCCGACGAACTGATTCTGGAGCTTGACCCGGAAATCCTCGTCCTCCAGCCCTGGATGACGATGACTGGGGTTGCCGAGCAGGAGCCCTACGCGAGCACGACCGCCGGGGAGAACAACGCCACCGTCGTCGTGAACGCCAACTACCTGAACCAGCCCGCGCCGCGCTCGGTCGTTTACGCCACCCGGAATCTGACTGAGGCGTTCCAGCCCGACGCGTACGCGAGCGCGGAGTGGACCGCACGGAGCGAGGTCACTCTGGAGACCGCGACGCCGACCCCCGAGAGCCAGACTGAACCGACGGGAACAGAAATGACTACAGCCACGGCAACTGAGCCGATGGCGACCGAAAGCCCGACCAGCACCGACGGGCCCGGCTTCGGCATCGGCGCCGCAATCGCCGCGCTCGCCGGACTCAGCGTGCTGCTGACCCGACGCGAGTAG
- a CDS encoding ABC-type transporter, integral membrane subunit (PFAM: Bacterial transport system permease protein~KEGG: hma:rrnAC3374 corrinoid ABC transporter permease) gives MRVESRAAIWSGALTAVLAAVVVFSAGIGPVRVPAETVAKAVLETLPVPHFAGEGLGWATPFAFDLRQSHRAIVVVIRLPRILLGALVGFALGAAGTVMQGFFRNPMADPSIVGVSSGAAVGAVLAIVAPALLPFGFGLETAAFAGALVTAFGVYAIATEGGKTPVATLLLAGVAIQTFLGAVISFMLLNSGESMRRVVYWLMGHLGNADWSDFVPVAGIPVLPIFVIGCFVVLFAYARDLNVLLLGEEEAAGLGIEVERTKRLLLAVSAVVTGAAVAVSGVIGFVGLVVPHVMRLLVGPDHRVLLPTASLAGAAFLVAADTLARSGPQELPVGIVTAAVGAPFFLFLLRKRRVHEL, from the coding sequence ATGCGCGTTGAGAGTCGAGCCGCGATCTGGTCGGGGGCACTTACCGCCGTGCTCGCCGCTGTCGTGGTGTTCAGCGCCGGAATCGGCCCGGTTCGAGTGCCGGCTGAGACCGTCGCGAAGGCCGTTCTCGAGACGCTTCCGGTTCCCCATTTCGCCGGTGAGGGCCTCGGCTGGGCGACCCCGTTCGCATTCGACCTCCGGCAGTCCCACCGTGCGATTGTGGTGGTGATTCGGCTTCCCCGTATCTTGCTCGGGGCGCTCGTCGGCTTCGCACTCGGGGCCGCAGGCACGGTGATGCAGGGGTTCTTCCGCAACCCGATGGCCGACCCCTCCATCGTCGGCGTCTCCTCGGGCGCGGCCGTTGGCGCGGTGCTCGCTATCGTCGCCCCAGCGTTGCTCCCGTTCGGGTTCGGCCTCGAGACGGCTGCGTTCGCCGGGGCGCTCGTCACCGCCTTCGGCGTCTACGCCATCGCCACAGAGGGCGGCAAGACGCCCGTCGCCACGCTGTTGCTCGCGGGCGTCGCGATCCAGACGTTCCTCGGGGCAGTCATTTCGTTTATGCTGCTCAACTCCGGAGAGAGCATGCGACGGGTCGTCTACTGGCTAATGGGGCACCTCGGCAACGCGGACTGGAGCGATTTCGTCCCAGTCGCCGGCATCCCGGTGCTCCCGATATTCGTCATTGGGTGCTTTGTAGTCTTGTTCGCGTACGCGCGAGACCTGAACGTCCTGCTGCTTGGTGAGGAGGAGGCCGCGGGACTGGGAATCGAGGTGGAGCGGACCAAACGCCTGCTGCTTGCTGTCTCCGCGGTCGTGACTGGTGCCGCCGTCGCCGTCTCAGGTGTCATCGGGTTCGTCGGGCTTGTCGTGCCGCACGTGATGCGACTGCTCGTCGGGCCAGACCACCGGGTGTTGCTCCCGACGGCGAGCCTCGCCGGTGCCGCCTTCCTTGTCGCTGCAGACACACTCGCTCGGAGCGGCCCGCAGGAGCTCCCGGTCGGCATCGTTACCGCCGCGGTCGGCGCGCCCTTTTTCCTCTTCCTGCTGCGCAAACGGAGGGTCCACGAACTATGA
- a CDS encoding Iron-chelate-transporting ATPase (PFAM: ABC transporter-like~KEGG: hbo:Hbor_23000 ABC cobalamin/Fe3+-siderophore transporter, ATPase component~SMART: ATPase, AAA+ type, core): MSHEIPVHQTVPVDEPVLEVSDLAVSLGETTILEGVNLTVGAGELVGLVGPNGAGKTTLLRAIRGTLTPDSGEIRVTGETMQDLSSKAASRRVATVPQETSLAFEFSVRETVEMGRTPHLSRFGGMADADFDAVSRAMERTDVMEFADRPVTDISGGERSRVLLARALAQATPLLLLDEPTASLDLNHQLATFDTVADLVGSGRGAVAAIHDLNLAARYCDRLVVVANGGVLADGPPEQVLTEDILHEGFDADAVVTSDPVTERPHVTALSANSEAPQADGGIVFDYAAGLGRAHVVAGGGRAGPLLSALDRAGVEITVGPVAEGDTDAEVAAALEVETVRIGPLSGVDVESRERTTELAAAADAVVVADIDLTAGLVPVFDAVAEAGVRVLCVEERPLEERIRSERAADRYRSLREQGAAIAPADLHESLR, translated from the coding sequence ATGAGTCACGAAATACCCGTTCATCAGACAGTCCCGGTCGACGAACCAGTGCTTGAGGTGTCCGACCTCGCGGTCAGCCTCGGGGAGACCACCATTCTTGAGGGGGTGAATCTGACTGTCGGGGCTGGCGAACTGGTCGGCCTCGTGGGCCCGAACGGCGCGGGGAAGACGACGCTCCTCCGGGCGATTCGTGGGACACTGACGCCGGATTCTGGAGAGATCCGTGTTACGGGCGAGACGATGCAGGACCTCTCTTCGAAAGCCGCCAGCCGGCGGGTCGCGACGGTGCCACAGGAGACCTCCTTGGCCTTCGAGTTCTCAGTGCGGGAGACCGTCGAGATGGGGCGAACCCCACATCTCTCACGGTTCGGCGGAATGGCGGATGCGGACTTCGACGCCGTCAGCAGGGCGATGGAGCGGACGGACGTGATGGAGTTCGCGGACCGCCCCGTCACCGATATTTCGGGTGGCGAGCGCTCCCGAGTGTTGCTCGCGCGGGCGCTCGCCCAGGCGACACCGTTGCTCCTGCTCGACGAACCCACGGCGAGCCTCGACCTGAACCACCAGCTTGCGACGTTCGACACGGTTGCAGACCTCGTGGGGAGCGGTCGCGGCGCTGTCGCGGCTATCCACGATCTGAATCTTGCAGCGCGGTACTGCGACCGCTTGGTCGTCGTCGCCAACGGCGGTGTCCTCGCCGACGGCCCACCCGAGCAGGTGCTGACCGAGGATATCCTCCACGAAGGGTTCGATGCCGACGCCGTGGTCACCAGCGACCCCGTCACGGAGCGCCCGCACGTGACGGCACTCTCGGCAAACTCCGAAGCGCCACAGGCCGACGGCGGCATCGTTTTCGATTACGCGGCTGGTCTAGGACGGGCGCACGTGGTTGCGGGTGGTGGCCGCGCGGGCCCGCTCCTCTCCGCACTAGACCGCGCTGGGGTCGAAATCACTGTCGGGCCTGTCGCCGAGGGCGATACGGACGCCGAAGTCGCGGCCGCACTGGAGGTAGAGACCGTTCGAATCGGACCGCTTTCGGGTGTGGATGTGGAGAGTCGGGAGCGAACCACGGAGCTTGCAGCCGCCGCAGATGCGGTGGTCGTCGCGGATATCGACCTGACAGCGGGGCTCGTGCCGGTGTTCGACGCCGTCGCCGAGGCAGGCGTTCGCGTGCTCTGTGTAGAGGAACGCCCACTCGAGGAGCGTATCCGGTCCGAGCGCGCGGCCGACCGCTACCGCTCACTCAGGGAGCAGGGAGCGGCAATCGCCCCAGCGGACCTCCACGAGTCGCTCCGTTGA
- a CDS encoding protein of unknown function Met10 (PFAM: Protein of unknown function Met10~KEGG: hvo:HVO_0929 putative methyltransferase) produces the protein MKRPCVVVPREEGEAARQRLADAELIDETFGIVVEGEGSDARLYIPVTDSDAVPDAFELTQQEVPARTPQRTPADLLGYEPTYERLGDIVIIDEDDPERAREVADAVMQSAIPVRSVINRASKVKGETRVRDWEVLAHEPDDGDSERPATETVHREYSHAFAVDVATVYFSPRLATERHRVVQQVESGEQALDMFAGVGPYAIPMAAAGADVVACDINPTAIAYLRENAERNDVADRITAHVGDVRELTTEYRDWADRLVMNLPHTAAEFADAAVAFASDACVVHLYDIQHEDGAFDRARTALEDAAGDAYEVTVLEEQVVRSYAPHEVNVCLDARLDRI, from the coding sequence ATGAAGCGCCCCTGCGTCGTCGTCCCGCGCGAGGAGGGGGAGGCGGCCCGACAGCGGCTGGCCGACGCGGAACTCATCGACGAGACGTTCGGTATCGTCGTCGAAGGTGAGGGGTCGGACGCGAGGCTCTACATCCCTGTTACTGACTCCGACGCCGTTCCCGATGCGTTCGAGCTCACCCAGCAGGAGGTCCCCGCCCGAACGCCCCAGCGAACGCCGGCGGACCTGCTGGGCTACGAACCCACCTACGAGCGACTGGGCGATATCGTCATCATTGACGAGGACGACCCCGAGCGCGCCCGCGAGGTGGCCGACGCGGTGATGCAGTCGGCTATTCCCGTCCGGAGCGTCATCAACCGTGCCTCCAAAGTCAAGGGCGAGACACGAGTCCGGGACTGGGAGGTGCTCGCCCACGAGCCCGACGATGGCGACTCCGAGCGCCCGGCCACCGAAACAGTCCACCGGGAGTACAGCCACGCCTTCGCCGTCGACGTGGCGACGGTCTACTTTTCACCACGGCTCGCCACCGAGCGCCACCGGGTCGTCCAGCAGGTCGAATCTGGGGAACAGGCACTGGATATGTTCGCCGGTGTGGGACCCTACGCCATTCCGATGGCTGCGGCGGGGGCGGACGTCGTCGCCTGCGACATCAACCCCACTGCGATTGCGTATCTTCGGGAGAACGCCGAGCGCAACGACGTGGCCGACCGCATCACGGCACACGTCGGCGACGTGCGCGAACTCACCACGGAGTACAGAGATTGGGCCGACCGACTGGTGATGAACCTCCCCCACACTGCAGCGGAGTTTGCGGATGCCGCCGTCGCGTTCGCGAGTGACGCCTGTGTGGTCCACCTCTACGACATTCAGCACGAGGACGGTGCGTTCGACAGGGCGAGAACTGCACTCGAGGACGCTGCCGGCGATGCGTACGAGGTGACAGTCCTCGAAGAACAGGTCGTTCGCTCCTACGCGCCACACGAGGTGAACGTCTGTCTGGACGCTCGCCTCGACCGAATCTGA
- a CDS encoding hypothetical protein (KEGG: hvo:HVO_1188 hypothetical protein), which produces MTETVEGDVLHAIPPDELGEHDLEPTLEELAAGQYVLVCRRGGHPSMFQLLWAFIKRKPLEAVTVVSAEPAEEGDSVSLTVEETTMTGVYRVI; this is translated from the coding sequence ATGACCGAGACTGTCGAGGGCGACGTGCTCCACGCCATCCCGCCAGACGAACTGGGCGAGCACGATCTGGAGCCTACACTCGAAGAGCTCGCTGCGGGACAGTACGTCCTTGTCTGCCGTCGCGGCGGCCATCCCTCTATGTTCCAACTGCTGTGGGCGTTCATCAAGCGCAAGCCGCTCGAAGCTGTAACTGTGGTCAGCGCCGAGCCGGCTGAGGAAGGCGACAGCGTCTCCCTCACGGTCGAAGAGACGACGATGACCGGCGTCTATCGAGTGATCTGA
- a CDS encoding hypothetical protein (KEGG: hbo:Hbor_00210 hypothetical protein): MNHRTTLTVVLAALLAIGLFVPAAAATPPNETVDECKNAENGHGADGGPPVFVADLVPEFLSDLLGSLPVPNFVKSAVGASTC, translated from the coding sequence ATGAATCACCGAACTACACTGACGGTCGTGCTGGCTGCACTGCTCGCGATCGGGCTGTTCGTGCCGGCCGCCGCCGCCACACCGCCGAACGAGACCGTAGATGAGTGTAAGAACGCCGAAAACGGGCATGGAGCCGACGGCGGGCCGCCTGTGTTCGTGGCCGACCTGGTCCCGGAATTCCTGAGTGACCTGCTGGGCAGCCTGCCCGTCCCGAACTTCGTGAAGTCGGCCGTGGGCGCGAGTACCTGTTAA
- a CDS encoding hypothetical protein (KEGG: hmu:Hmuk_3157 hypothetical protein) produces the protein MDENQGEVEPVETAAKEEADLYEVATWEERSTIDSAAVTLHSTLSGNARLFVVVLAALVFFAQLGGVIWLVSQNTGLGIVALLSALPAFILVLFVWKQDIVEREPLDTLAVTFVLAVLFASFAATVNTVLGGLFRSVPLIGMALFFYIVVAPVEETVKWLAVRLYAFRRTEFNAVIDGAVYGAVAGLGFATIENVLYVVQGFARAQAESGGAQALQSAVGTGFSRALAGPGHVIYSAWAGYYLGLAKFNPENRGPIVVKGLLIASLIHGTYNVLVTYIPSGLFSTGLFVLLVLAFDGFFFYLLYRKLARYRDVYGDTVEDDTTGENAAVDEEADGDMAAAPDETVVSTTETGATVDQEATDETAGHETADDESK, from the coding sequence ATGGATGAGAACCAAGGTGAAGTTGAGCCGGTCGAAACGGCGGCCAAGGAGGAGGCCGACCTCTACGAGGTGGCGACGTGGGAGGAACGATCGACTATCGACAGCGCGGCGGTCACGCTCCACAGTACGCTCTCAGGCAATGCACGACTCTTCGTCGTCGTGCTCGCCGCGCTGGTCTTCTTTGCCCAGTTGGGCGGGGTGATCTGGCTTGTCAGCCAGAACACCGGACTGGGCATCGTCGCGCTCCTCTCGGCGCTCCCGGCGTTCATCCTGGTGCTGTTCGTCTGGAAGCAGGACATCGTCGAGCGGGAGCCCCTCGACACACTCGCCGTTACGTTCGTGCTCGCGGTGCTGTTTGCGAGCTTCGCGGCGACGGTCAACACCGTTCTCGGCGGGCTGTTCCGGTCTGTCCCGCTTATCGGGATGGCACTGTTTTTCTACATCGTCGTGGCCCCCGTCGAGGAGACGGTGAAGTGGCTGGCTGTGCGGCTCTACGCGTTCCGGCGCACGGAGTTCAACGCCGTCATCGACGGTGCCGTCTACGGCGCCGTCGCCGGCCTCGGCTTCGCAACCATCGAAAACGTCCTCTACGTCGTCCAGGGGTTTGCCCGTGCGCAGGCCGAATCCGGCGGAGCACAGGCGCTCCAATCCGCCGTCGGGACGGGCTTTTCCCGTGCGCTCGCCGGGCCGGGCCACGTCATCTACTCAGCGTGGGCGGGCTACTACCTCGGGCTGGCGAAGTTCAACCCCGAGAATCGCGGCCCCATCGTCGTGAAAGGGCTGCTCATCGCGTCGCTCATCCACGGGACGTACAACGTCCTGGTGACGTACATCCCCTCGGGGCTGTTCTCGACGGGGCTGTTCGTCCTCTTGGTGCTCGCCTTCGACGGCTTCTTCTTCTACCTGCTCTACCGGAAGCTGGCTCGCTACCGCGACGTTTACGGTGACACTGTCGAAGACGACACAACTGGGGAGAATGCAGCCGTCGACGAGGAGGCAGACGGTGACATGGCAGCCGCTCCTGACGAGACAGTCGTCTCGACGACTGAAACCGGTGCCACTGTGGACCAAGAAGCGACGGACGAAACGGCGGGCCACGAAACAGCCGACGACGAATCGAAATAG